The genomic region ACCAGCGCCGCCGGGCCGCCTACACGCCGGACCAGGTCAGGGAGCGGTTGCACGAGCGGCTGGCCGACGCGAACCGCGCCGAGAACTGAGCTTCAGTCGTGGTCGGGCTGCCCGGTGAGGTGGTGGTCGGCCGCGTTGACCGCCTCGGCAAGCAGCCTGCGCACGTGCCCGCCGCGCGCCCGGTAGAGCGAACGCCTGCCGTCGCGCCGCACCGTCACCAGACCGGTCATCCGCAGCTTCGCCAGGTGCTGTGACACCGCGGGCCGCGCGATCTCCACCTTCTCCGCGAGCGTCGTCACGTCGTACTCGTCGCCGCACAGCAGCCACAACATGCGCAGGCGCGTCGGGTCGGCCAGCATCCGGAACCCGTCGACGGCGGCCTCGACGTGCTCGCCCGGCGGGAGTTGTTGCCAGAACTCCGCTGTTGCCACATGGTCGCTCTCGCGCATGAACGCATGTTGCCACCAATTGGCATGGTCGACGAGTGCGCACATGTGCACATATATTGCGGCACATGCACGTTGTGCTGAGCAACCGCACTTACCGCCACCTGTTCGGCGCGCAGGTCGTCGCGCTCACGGGCACCGGGCTCGCGACCGTCGCGCTCGGACTGCTCGCCCACGACCTGGCCGGACCGGACGCGGGCGCCGTGCTCGGCACCGCGCTGGCCGTGAAGATGCTGGCTTACGTCGGCGTCGCTCCGATCGCGGCCGCGGTGCTCGGCGCGTTGCCGCGGCGTGCGGTGCTCGTGGCGCTCGACCTCGTGCGCGCGGCGGTGGCGGTCGCGTTGCCGTGGGTGGACCAGATCTGGCAGGTCCACGCGCTGATCTTCGTGCTGCAGGCGGCTTCTGCCGCGTTCACGCCGCTGTTCCAGGCGACCATCCCGGACGTGCTGCCCGGCGAACGCGACTACACCCGCGCGCTCACGTTGTCGCGCCTCGCCTACGACCTGGAAGGTCTGCTCAGCCCCACGATCGCCGCCGCGCTGCTCACGTTCGTCACCTTCAACCACCTCTTCGTGGGCACCGCGATCGGGTTCGCTGCCTCGGCGGTGCTGGTGGTCTCGGTCTTCCTCCCGCGCCCACGACCGATCACGCGCAGACGAGGCCGCACGACCCGTGGCATCCGCATCTACCTCGCCACGCCACGGCTGCGCGGCCTGCTCGCCGTGCACCTCGCCGCCGCTGCCGCCGGGTCCATGGTGCTCGTCAACACCGTCGCCCACGTCCGCGACGGGCTCGGCCGAGACGCGCCTGACGTCGCGATCGCGTTGGCAGCAAACGGAATCGGCTCACTGGCCGCCGCTCTCGTGCTACCGGGGCTGCTTGATCGCGTCGCTGATCGCGCTGTAGTGCTGAGCGCATGCGTCACGTTGACCGTCGCGCTGTTCGCTGGAACCACTGCTGCAGCAACCAGCTGGACCGGCGTGCTGATGCTGTGGGCGCTGATCGGCGCGGGATGTTCCTTCGCGCTGACGCCGGGAGCGCGGCTGCTGCGCCGTTCCGCGGACGAGACCGACCGGCCCGCGTTGTTCGCGGCGGACTTCGCGCTCTCGCACGCCTGCTGGCTCGTCTGCTACCCGCTGGCCGGTTGGGTCGCGAGCGCGGCCGGCGCCACCGCGGCCTTCATCGTGCTCGGCGTGGTCACCGCGGCCGCCACCGTGGCCGCAGTCCGGCTGTGGCCGACGTCCGATCCCGAGGTCGTCGAGCACGTCCACGACGACCTCGAGCCGGACCACCACCACCTGTGCGACGCGGTGCTCGCCGGGGGAGGATGGCGGCACGCGCACCCGTTCCGCATCGACGACCACCACGAACGCTGGCCGCGCTAGACCTCCGTCTTCGCCACGGCCGTCCCGGCGGGAATGAGCCGGAAAGCCACCCACGCCGCTACAGCGACCAGCGCCGCCGCCACCAGCGCCGTGCCCTGCACCGCCTCGGTGAACGTCCCCGACACCGCCCACGCCGACAGCACCGTTCCGAGGACCGCGATCCCCATCGCCGCGCCGAGCTCGTAGGCCGTCTCCGACACCGCCGACGCCGCACCCGCCTTGTCCGCGGGCACCGCCGACACCACCGCGTCCGTCGTGAGCGTCAACGCCAGCCCCACGCCGCCGCCGATGACCACCAACGCCACCGCGATCGACGCGTAGACCGCCGAGATCCCGATCAGCACCAGCCCGCCCGCGCTCACCAGCAGACCCAGCGCGATCGCCCGCCCACGCCCCAGCCGGCGCACCACCGGCCCGATGAACGCGATCACCACCAGCCCGGCGATCCCGAGCGGCAGCTCCCGCAGCCCGGCCTCCAGCGGCGAGTAGCCCAGCACGTTCTGGAAGTACTGCGACAGGAAGAACACCAGCCCGGTCATGGCGAACACCGCGATCACCGTCGCCCCCACAGCACCGGAGAACGCCGGCTTGCGGAACAGCCCCACGTCGAACATCGGGTGCTCGGACCGCTGCTGGCGCCGCACGAACAGCCACAGCCCCGCCACACCGACCACCGCGGCGACCAGCGCCGTCCACGACGTCCCGCCCAGCGCGACCTCCTTGACCGCGTACACCAGCGGCACCACGCCGACCGCGGACAGCGCGGCGGAGACCAGGTCGAACGGCCCCGGCTCCGGGTCACGCGACTCCGGCAGCCAGATGTAGCCGAAGACCAGCAAGACCACCATCACCGGCAGGTTGATGATGAACACCGAACCCCACCAGAAGTGCTCCAGCAGCACCCCACCGACCAACGGCCCCATCGCCGCACCCGCGGTCGCCATCCCGGCCCACACCGCGACCGCCTTCGTGCGCTGCGCCGGGTCGGTGAACATGTTCCGGATGATCGACAGCGTCGACGGCATGATCGTCGCGCCCGCCACGCCCAGCAGCGCCCGCGCCACGACCAACCACCCCGCCGACGGCGCGAACGCGGCCACCAACGACGCGGCCCCGAAGCCGAAAGCGCCGATGAGCAGCAGTTTCTTGCGGCCGATCCGATCGCCCAGCGTGCCCATCGTGACGAGCAGGCCGCCGAGCACGAACGAGTAGACGTCGCCGATCCACAGCACCTCCGCCGCCGACGGCGCCAGGTCCTGCTGCAACGCGGGCAACGCCAAAGCCAGCACCGTGCCGTCGACGGCGATCAACAACAACGCGAGCGCGAGCACACCCAGTGCCGCCCACTTGCGCATGACGCCTCCCTTTGCCGACCACTTGGTCTGTTAATCTAACGTACCGTCTGGACGGTCGGCTAAGCAAACGATAGGTTGATCACCATGCCCGGAGAGCAGCGCAACGCCCCTCGTACGCGTCGCGAGGTCCTTGACGCGGCCGCGCGCGCGTTGGTCGCGAACGGCCCGAACGTCAGCCTCGACGCCGTCGCGAAGGAAGCGGGCGTGTCCAAGGGCGGCCTGCTGCACCACTTCCGCACCAAGCAGGCGTTGCTCGCCGGCCTCATCGACGAGTGGTTCGAGCACTACGACGCCGCCGTCGAGAGCCTCCTCGAACCCGAGGGCACCCCGGGACGCTGGACGCGCGCGCACATCCGGGCGACGTTCGCCGAAGAAGAAGACGATCTGTGGGCTCACCCGTCCGTCGTAACGGCGCTGCTCGGCGTTCCCGAGGTGCAGCAGCGCATCGACACGGCCGCGGACCGCTGGCGCCGGCAAACCGATTCAGACGGGTTGCACCCGCAGCGCGCCGATCTCATTTCCCGTGCACTCGACGGGGTGACGCTCAGCGATCTGCTGTGGCGCGGCCAGGAGACCCGTGAACACCGCGAAAGCACCCGTGACCTGCTGCTGAAGCTCACCGAGCAGGACGGCCCGCTCGTCTAGGTTTGTCCACCGATCGTTGTACAGCGGAACAACAGTGAGACCGGACAACAAAATGTGCGTACCGTCGGAAGTGGTTGCACTCCGGGGGGAGCCAAATGCCGATTGTGTTGTCCGAATCCGCGCCCAGGGGACGCGGACTCACGATTCTCTTCGAGTTGGAAGATCTGGCCCGAACCCGCTTCGCATCGGCGCCGCTGCCGATGTACGAGCTGGTGTTCACGGTGCACAGCGGCAACTGGGACCGCCTGCTGCTACCCCAGATCCGCCCCCTCGCCGAACTGGTCCGCCCGGGACGCTTCATCCCGGACTTCTTCAACTCCGCGCGCACCGACTTCGACGAGGCCGTCCGCCAGGTCCTCGACGTGCCCGCCACCCGCGTGCGCGACCAGATCGCGAACATGCTCGGCACCACCTCACCGTGGCTGCGCTCGTTCGCCGCCGGCACCCCGACCTCCCGCCAGGACCTGCGCACCGCCCTGAACGCCGGCTTCCGCGACCTCATCGAGCACAACTGGTCGGAAACCCGCCAGGCCTTCGACGCCGAGGTCCGCCTGCGCTCCAGCCAAGCCGTCACCGGAGGCCTCGGCGACCTGCTCGGCAACCTGCACCCGTCGATCTCCTGGACCGCCCCGGCCCTGCACGTCGAACTGGCCTGGGACACCGAGATCTCCCTGCGCGGCACCGGCATGCTCATCGTCCCGGTCCTGCACGGCCTCACCCGCCCGGCCGTCTCGATGTTCGCCGAACCGCAGCCGTTGTTGTTCTACCCGGTCGCCACACCGCAACCGAGCGGCGCGTCGCTCGAGTTGGCTCTCGGTCGCACCCGCACGCTGGTGCTGCGTGCGCTGACCTCGGAGCGCACCACCACCGAACTCGCCAAGCACGTGGGCATCAGCCTGCCGACTGCCTCGCAGCACGCGACGGCGTTGCGGACTGCCGGGTTCGTGTCGACCCACCGCAACGGGCGCTCCGTCCGCCACCGCCTGACACGTCGGGGCTGGGAACTGCTCAACTGACTCCGGGGACGCCTCTGGCTCCGTGGAAGGCCCGCATGACCGCTCCGTTGCGGTACCGCACCGACCCGAGCCCATGAGCGCTGGCGACCAGGCTGTGTGCCTCTTGCGTCAGGCTCGGGCGGATTTTGTTCTGGCGCAACGGGTTGATCCGACAGCGGCGGTTGTGGGGAATGGTGGTGGGCCCGGCTGGGGTGGTGAGCCCGGCTGGGGTGGTGGGCGCGGCCTAGTGCCGTTCGCTGATCCCGCTGGGGCGGCTGTGTCGCTCGGATCGGCCGGATTCGCTGTGCCTCCGCGCTTGCGGAGCCCGCTCGGTCCGCTGAGCCCGTTCAGTCGGCTGTGGGCGGTGCCTCTGCTGTACGTTCCGGCGTCAACCGCGTTCGCTGAGCCTGCTCCGCGCGCCGTTTCTGCCGGGTGCCGCGCGTGACCCAGGCCCGCTGCTCTGTCCCCAGCGCTGCCCGCCCCTGCCCTGCCCGCGAACACGGCCGTGCCTGGTTGCTGCCGCGTGCCGACCGCCGATGCCCGGCCGTCTCTCACTCGAACGAGTGAAGCTCGTCCTGATCCACGCCTGGGGTCGTCTGATACGCGGCACGAACCACTCCCCATTCGCGCCCGCAATGAGGAAACGCGGGAGGGGGCGCCGGGTTTGTCCCGTCGGGTGAGCGTGCGGCGGTTCTGGCGGTCGGGCTGGGGGTGGGGCGTGAGGTCAGCGTGTGTCGGCCGTGACGAGGAGGCGGAGGTGGGCGGTGAGCCAGGTTTGGGTGGTGGGGGTGTCGGCGAAGGCGGTGAGGTGGGTTGCTGTGGTGCGCAGGCCCAGGTGGTGGAGGTGGGTGGCGACCTCGCGGGTGCGGGTGAGGAGGCTGGGGGTGAGGTGGTCCAGGCCGCGGTGGGCGGATTCGGAGAGGACGGTCAGGGCGGTGTCGATGGCTGTGGTGAGGGGGTCGGAGGTGGTGTGGGTTGGGGGGAGGGGTTGTGGGGTTGTGTCGGTGGTGAGGTCGGGGACGACTACGCCGGTGGAGGTGTGGACGGCCAGTGGGGTGATGAGGAGGGTGCCGCGGTGGCGGCGGATGGTGCCGGTGATGGTGGTGGGGGCGTTGGCCAGGGCGGTGGCCAGGGCGTCGAGGGAGTGGGGGGCGATGGCGCGGTGGGTGGCTTCGAGGGTGCAGGTGCCCGTTGGGTTGTGGAGGGTGGCGGTGAGGCGTTGGGCGGCGGGGTCGTAGGCGAGGTCGGAGATTTCGGTGAGGTGGATTGCGCGGACCAGTTCGGCTTCGACACGGGCGCGGACCTGACGGGGTGGGAGGGCCGCCAGGTGGGCGGCGGTGGCGGGGTAGTCGTTGACGGTCAGGTGGGGTGGGAGGTGGGTCCAGGCGGTGCCGACCGGGGTGATGGAGGTTTTGGCGACCCGGCTGGTTTTGAGGGTTACGGCGCGGCTGGCGTTGCGGGTGGCTGATTCCGAGACGACGTTGGAGGCGGCCAGGAGGGTTGCGGTGCGGAGAGGGGTGTCGCGTTGGACGAGGACCACGTCGCCTGAGGCGAAGTAGACGTCGGCGGTGGTGGGGGTGCGGAGGCGGGCGCCCAGGGCGGTGAGGCGGATGCGGCGGAGTTGGGATTCGGCTGGTTCGTCGTAGCCGAGGGTTTCGGCTCGGGGGGGCGGTGGAGGTGGTGCGGGCGTGGAGTTCGGTGAGGAGGGCGGCGAAGCGGGTGGCGTCGTAGTCGGCGTTGCGGGTGCGGTAGGCGGTGAGTTGGGCGAGGAGGTCGGTGATGACGGCGGCCGGCCAGTGGAGGCGTTGGGTGGTGAGGTCGCGGTGGAGGCGTTGCCAGGCGGCGTCGAGGACCTCGCTCGCGTTGGTGGCGCCGTCGAGGAGGAGTTGGTCGAGGAGGTCGGTGACGGCGGTCAGGTCGGTTGCGGTGGTGGGGGTGCCGCCGACGTCGACCGTGTCGGTGTCGGTGCCGGTTTGGGTCGCTGCGCGGAAGGCCCAGACGGCGAGGGCGGTGGCCTCGTCGCGGTTGACGGCGTCGGTGTGGACGTAGGCGAGGTCGCCGGGGACCAGGAAGCTGACCGAGCAGGTGGGGAGCTCGGCTTGGGCGGTCGGGTCGGCGGGGGTGGGGTGGCGGAGCTTGGCGCGGTAGCCGGCTTGGAAGGCGCGGCGGGCGCGGCGGAGGGTGCGTTCGCCCATCAGGGAGGTGAGGTCGTCGTCGGTCACCGTGCCGGGGGACCAGAGCGGGGCCGGCTCGGCCGCGGGCGTGGGGGTGGTGGCCTGGGTGCGTTGGTAGGTGAGGACGACGGCGATGCGGTGGCGGCAGACGCCGGAGGCGCCGCAGCTGCAGGGTGCGGCGTCCAGCGTGGTGTTCGGGGGGAGGGTTGTGGTGGTGCCGTCGGGGAACTTGGCCTGGACGGTGCCGGTCGGGTCGGTGTCGAGGGTGGGGACGGTGCCCGCGTCGAGCTCCTTGGTGGCGCGTTTGAGCAGGCCGCGATTGGCCAGGGCCGCCAGGGCGTCGGGGGTGAGGGCGAGCAGGTCGGGTCTGGTCACCTGAGTTTCTCCGCAACGAATTCCGCTAGCTCGCCTGGGGTCATCGCGCCGACGTGGGCGCCCACATTGGCCAGGCGCTGGCCCAGCACGCGGTCGTAGTCCGGGTTCGCCTCGTCGTCGAGCGCTGCCAGGCAGAGCACGTGGGTGCCCTGTTCGCACAGGCCCTTCACGGTGCGCACCAGGCGGTCGGGGTTGCCGCCCTCGTAGAAGTCGCTGATGATCGCGACGATCGCCCGGCGCGGGCTGTCGACGAGGCCGGCGCCGTACTCGGTGGCCTTGGCGATGTCCGTGCCGCCGCCGAGCTGCACCTTCATCAGGAGCTCGACCGGGTCGGTCACGTCGGAGGTCAGGTCGACCACGTTGGTGTCGAACGCGATCAGGTGCGTGTGC from Lentzea guizhouensis harbors:
- a CDS encoding ArsR/SmtB family transcription factor, with protein sequence MRESDHVATAEFWQQLPPGEHVEAAVDGFRMLADPTRLRMLWLLCGDEYDVTTLAEKVEIARPAVSQHLAKLRMTGLVTVRRDGRRSLYRARGGHVRRLLAEAVNAADHHLTGQPDHD
- a CDS encoding TetR/AcrR family transcriptional regulator, yielding MPGEQRNAPRTRREVLDAAARALVANGPNVSLDAVAKEAGVSKGGLLHHFRTKQALLAGLIDEWFEHYDAAVESLLEPEGTPGRWTRAHIRATFAEEEDDLWAHPSVVTALLGVPEVQQRIDTAADRWRRQTDSDGLHPQRADLISRALDGVTLSDLLWRGQETREHRESTRDLLLKLTEQDGPLV
- a CDS encoding MFS transporter translates to MHVVLSNRTYRHLFGAQVVALTGTGLATVALGLLAHDLAGPDAGAVLGTALAVKMLAYVGVAPIAAAVLGALPRRAVLVALDLVRAAVAVALPWVDQIWQVHALIFVLQAASAAFTPLFQATIPDVLPGERDYTRALTLSRLAYDLEGLLSPTIAAALLTFVTFNHLFVGTAIGFAASAVLVVSVFLPRPRPITRRRGRTTRGIRIYLATPRLRGLLAVHLAAAAAGSMVLVNTVAHVRDGLGRDAPDVAIALAANGIGSLAAALVLPGLLDRVADRAVVLSACVTLTVALFAGTTAAATSWTGVLMLWALIGAGCSFALTPGARLLRRSADETDRPALFAADFALSHACWLVCYPLAGWVASAAGATAAFIVLGVVTAAATVAAVRLWPTSDPEVVEHVHDDLEPDHHHLCDAVLAGGGWRHAHPFRIDDHHERWPR
- a CDS encoding ArsR/SmtB family transcription factor, with amino-acid sequence MEDLARTRFASAPLPMYELVFTVHSGNWDRLLLPQIRPLAELVRPGRFIPDFFNSARTDFDEAVRQVLDVPATRVRDQIANMLGTTSPWLRSFAAGTPTSRQDLRTALNAGFRDLIEHNWSETRQAFDAEVRLRSSQAVTGGLGDLLGNLHPSISWTAPALHVELAWDTEISLRGTGMLIVPVLHGLTRPAVSMFAEPQPLLFYPVATPQPSGASLELALGRTRTLVLRALTSERTTTELAKHVGISLPTASQHATALRTAGFVSTHRNGRSVRHRLTRRGWELLN
- a CDS encoding MFS transporter translates to MRKWAALGVLALALLLIAVDGTVLALALPALQQDLAPSAAEVLWIGDVYSFVLGGLLVTMGTLGDRIGRKKLLLIGAFGFGAASLVAAFAPSAGWLVVARALLGVAGATIMPSTLSIIRNMFTDPAQRTKAVAVWAGMATAGAAMGPLVGGVLLEHFWWGSVFIINLPVMVVLLVFGYIWLPESRDPEPGPFDLVSAALSAVGVVPLVYAVKEVALGGTSWTALVAAVVGVAGLWLFVRRQQRSEHPMFDVGLFRKPAFSGAVGATVIAVFAMTGLVFFLSQYFQNVLGYSPLEAGLRELPLGIAGLVVIAFIGPVVRRLGRGRAIALGLLVSAGGLVLIGISAVYASIAVALVVIGGGVGLALTLTTDAVVSAVPADKAGAASAVSETAYELGAAMGIAVLGTVLSAWAVSGTFTEAVQGTALVAAALVAVAAWVAFRLIPAGTAVAKTEV